The proteins below are encoded in one region of Paeniglutamicibacter cryotolerans:
- a CDS encoding metallopeptidase family protein, with protein sequence MSDDAFELLVEDALDQIPKSFLRLMDNVAIFIEDRYQPLPHEDPATALLGLYEGVALTERDGGWGAGALPDRITIYKDSILEICENEKQVIEEVGITMVHEIAHHFGVGDKKLHDLGWG encoded by the coding sequence ATGAGTGACGACGCATTTGAGCTCCTGGTCGAAGACGCGCTGGACCAGATACCGAAAAGCTTTCTGCGCTTGATGGACAACGTCGCCATCTTCATCGAGGATCGCTATCAGCCGCTGCCCCACGAGGATCCTGCCACGGCACTCCTGGGGCTCTACGAAGGAGTGGCCCTCACTGAACGCGACGGAGGATGGGGCGCTGGCGCCCTGCCGGACCGCATCACCATCTACAAGGACTCAATCCTTGAGATCTGCGAAAACGAAAAGCAGGTCATCGAAGAGGTGGGTATCACCATGGTCCACGAGATCGCCCATCACTTCGGAGTCGGCGACAAGAAACTCCACGACCTCGGCTGGGGATAG
- a CDS encoding CoA-acylating methylmalonate-semialdehyde dehydrogenase yields the protein MSRELTHYVGGKHVKGTSGRFGDVYNPSTGEIQSTVPLAGATEVEAAIATAQAAHPDWAATNPQRRARILHRFVDLVNKNMDELAALLTSEHGKTFADSKGDFARGLEVVEYCAGAPQLLKGEFSDGVGAGIDVHSMRQSLGVVAGITPFNFPAMIPLWKAGPALAAGNTYILKPSERDPSVPLRLAELFTEAGLPDGVFNVVNGDKEAVDALTADPRIQAIGFVGSTPIAKSLYAAAAAEGKRAQCFGGAKNHLVIMPDADMDMVADALIGSGYGSAGERCMAISVAIPVGEATADALVAKLKERIAGLRVGDGMDPDSDFGPVVAASAKARIEDYIQLGTDEGAELVIDGRGLSIPGHENGFWIGPTLFDHVTETMRIYREEIFGPVLCVVRAQDYEEALRLPSEHQYGNGVSIFTRDGDTARDFSSRVQVGMVGVNIPIPVPVSYYSFGGWKASGFGDLNQHGADAFRFYTKTKTVTTRWPSGIREGASFTMPEGS from the coding sequence ATGAGCCGCGAACTCACCCACTATGTCGGTGGAAAACACGTGAAGGGCACCTCCGGGCGCTTCGGCGACGTCTACAATCCAAGCACCGGCGAGATCCAATCCACCGTTCCGCTGGCCGGAGCCACCGAGGTCGAAGCGGCCATCGCCACGGCCCAGGCGGCCCACCCGGATTGGGCCGCCACCAATCCCCAACGCCGGGCCCGAATCCTGCATAGGTTCGTGGACCTGGTCAACAAAAACATGGACGAGCTGGCCGCCCTGCTCACCAGCGAGCACGGCAAGACCTTCGCCGACTCCAAGGGGGACTTCGCCCGCGGGCTCGAAGTCGTCGAATACTGCGCCGGAGCCCCGCAACTGCTCAAGGGAGAATTCTCCGACGGCGTCGGTGCGGGCATCGACGTGCATTCCATGCGCCAATCCCTGGGCGTGGTCGCCGGCATCACCCCCTTCAACTTCCCGGCAATGATTCCGTTGTGGAAGGCCGGCCCGGCCCTAGCCGCCGGCAACACCTACATCCTCAAACCCTCCGAACGCGACCCCTCGGTCCCCTTGCGCCTGGCTGAACTCTTCACCGAAGCCGGGCTGCCCGACGGGGTGTTCAACGTGGTCAACGGGGACAAGGAAGCTGTGGACGCGCTCACCGCCGACCCGCGCATCCAGGCCATCGGTTTCGTCGGGTCCACCCCGATTGCCAAGTCGCTGTATGCGGCCGCGGCCGCCGAGGGCAAACGCGCCCAATGCTTCGGCGGAGCCAAGAACCACCTGGTCATCATGCCCGATGCCGACATGGACATGGTGGCCGATGCATTGATCGGTTCCGGTTACGGATCGGCCGGGGAACGCTGCATGGCCATCTCGGTGGCCATCCCGGTCGGGGAAGCCACCGCCGATGCGCTGGTAGCCAAGCTCAAGGAACGGATCGCAGGTCTGCGGGTCGGGGATGGCATGGACCCCGACTCGGATTTCGGGCCGGTGGTTGCCGCCAGCGCCAAGGCCCGCATCGAGGACTATATCCAGCTCGGAACCGACGAGGGTGCCGAGCTGGTGATCGATGGCCGCGGGTTGAGCATCCCGGGGCACGAAAACGGATTCTGGATCGGTCCCACGCTTTTTGACCACGTCACCGAGACCATGCGCATCTACCGGGAAGAGATCTTCGGGCCGGTCCTGTGCGTGGTGCGGGCCCAGGACTACGAGGAAGCCCTGCGGCTGCCCAGCGAACACCAATACGGCAATGGAGTCTCCATCTTCACCCGGGACGGGGATACCGCCCGGGACTTCAGCTCCCGGGTGCAGGTGGGCATGGTCGGGGTCAACATCCCGATCCCGGTTCCCGTCTCGTATTACTCCTTCGGAGGGTGGAAGGCCTCCGGCTTCGGGGACCTGAACCAGCACGGGGCCGACGCGTTCCGCTTTTACACCAAGACCAAGACGGTCACCACCCGCTGGCCCTCGGGCATCCGCGAAGGCGCCAGCTTCACCATGCCGGAAGGAAGCTAA
- a CDS encoding NlpC/P60 family protein — protein MSLRHTLSVATCSLALAAGCLASSVPAAQAAPGPAPMAPATTWSPSSPAAAPEALPSKAEINAAKDDPEALKAMVARLEASIATARAQVRDAEATALVDQDSLLTSNEILSLRRQTAKEARTEADRAATYLASSKKQMGALVSDLYRTGGVNPGVSSLLNQGENNDLLYKASTMGALAANRVRMVDTAEQASILSQAWQDYAAAAEASAQEAADTHTATASSAQASLQAYEALLAPRQKLRDQLISDLADVRGTSTKAEHKRIEAQEAADEDKRLAELIASTPVEPPVIESPQSEPPLALAPPEKAPSGMASPGNSFVPVASVKPSKKPAPIVVAPAPEPEVPDTPEPSRPAPTTEAPKPTPEAPSPSPEAPKPPRETPTATPKPGTPAPEAPSPSPEAPKPPRETPTATPTPEAPKPPKPLPTPTPTPTPTPTPSKPPVAPPSGNSYAAAIAWAHAIANDDSKRYRYGANGPDFYDCSSYTGAAFAKSGISLPRTSSQQYAAAPVKVPLSQLRRGDLVFSSSNGGSSFYHVAIYLGDGMVIHARNPSVGISVTPLSYVNNLFPFAGRY, from the coding sequence ATGTCCCTACGGCACACCTTGAGCGTTGCCACGTGCTCTCTCGCATTGGCGGCAGGTTGCCTGGCCTCCAGCGTCCCCGCGGCACAGGCAGCACCTGGCCCCGCCCCGATGGCACCCGCCACCACCTGGTCGCCCTCCTCCCCCGCCGCCGCTCCTGAAGCTCTACCTTCCAAGGCAGAGATCAATGCGGCAAAGGACGACCCGGAAGCACTCAAGGCCATGGTCGCCCGGCTAGAGGCAAGCATCGCAACCGCCCGTGCCCAAGTCAGGGACGCCGAAGCCACGGCACTGGTCGACCAGGACTCACTGCTGACCTCGAACGAAATCCTGTCCCTGCGTCGGCAAACCGCCAAGGAGGCCCGGACCGAAGCAGACCGCGCGGCCACTTACCTGGCCTCCAGCAAGAAGCAGATGGGAGCCCTGGTCTCGGACCTGTACCGCACCGGCGGGGTAAACCCGGGCGTCAGTTCCCTGCTGAACCAGGGCGAGAACAACGATCTGCTCTACAAGGCCTCTACCATGGGCGCGCTGGCGGCGAACCGCGTCCGCATGGTTGATACCGCAGAACAGGCGTCCATCCTCTCCCAGGCCTGGCAGGACTACGCGGCTGCGGCCGAGGCCTCCGCACAGGAAGCCGCGGACACCCACACGGCTACCGCATCATCGGCGCAAGCCAGCCTCCAGGCCTACGAGGCCCTCCTGGCACCGCGCCAGAAGCTTCGCGACCAACTCATCTCCGATCTGGCGGATGTGCGCGGCACCAGCACCAAGGCGGAGCACAAGCGCATCGAAGCCCAGGAAGCGGCGGACGAGGATAAGCGGTTGGCTGAACTGATCGCCAGCACCCCCGTTGAACCGCCCGTCATCGAAAGCCCCCAGTCGGAGCCTCCACTAGCCCTGGCGCCCCCGGAAAAGGCACCGAGCGGCATGGCATCACCCGGCAACAGTTTCGTTCCGGTGGCTTCCGTGAAACCGTCGAAGAAGCCCGCACCCATCGTTGTTGCTCCGGCGCCAGAGCCCGAGGTCCCCGACACACCGGAGCCGTCGCGGCCCGCACCAACGACCGAGGCCCCGAAGCCGACACCCGAGGCCCCGTCACCTTCGCCGGAAGCACCCAAGCCGCCCCGGGAAACCCCCACGGCTACTCCGAAACCCGGGACACCGGCACCCGAGGCCCCGTCACCTTCGCCGGAAGCACCCAAGCCGCCCCGGGAAACCCCCACCGCTACTCCCACACCCGAGGCCCCGAAGCCGCCGAAGCCGCTGCCAACTCCAACGCCGACGCCGACGCCGACGCCGACGCCGAGCAAGCCTCCGGTTGCCCCGCCATCGGGCAACAGCTACGCAGCGGCCATCGCCTGGGCGCATGCCATCGCCAACGACGATTCCAAGAGGTACCGCTATGGTGCCAACGGGCCCGACTTCTACGACTGCTCGAGCTACACGGGAGCGGCCTTCGCCAAATCCGGGATCAGCCTTCCGCGCACCTCGTCACAGCAGTACGCGGCAGCACCGGTCAAGGTGCCGCTGAGCCAGCTGCGGCGCGGTGACCTGGTCTTCTCCTCCAGCAACGGCGGAAGTTCGTTCTACCACGTGGCGATCTACCTCGGTGATGGCATGGTGATCCACGCGCGGAACCCGAGCGTCGGGATTTCGGTGACGCCGCTGAGCTACGTCAACAACCTGTTCCCGTTCGCCGGACGGTACTAA
- a CDS encoding Asp23/Gls24 family envelope stress response protein — protein MNAGEQDTAGEPETSVLATGVTTVTELAVSKVAAAAARAVPGVHTLGLGANRALGAIRGAVSGTSGPVHGVSSEIGATQAAVDIVLTADYGPALHELAASVRAAVYVAVEQLTSFRVIEVNIEIGDVYVPEPSDEGPRAVEAGSGGTP, from the coding sequence ATGAATGCAGGAGAACAGGACACCGCAGGCGAGCCTGAGACTTCCGTGCTGGCTACCGGTGTCACCACGGTGACTGAACTGGCCGTTTCGAAGGTCGCCGCTGCAGCGGCCCGCGCCGTTCCGGGTGTCCACACCTTGGGCCTCGGAGCCAACCGGGCATTGGGGGCCATCCGCGGCGCCGTTTCCGGAACCTCCGGTCCGGTTCATGGTGTCAGCTCTGAGATCGGAGCCACCCAGGCTGCTGTGGATATCGTGCTGACCGCAGACTACGGGCCAGCGTTGCATGAACTGGCCGCGTCCGTCCGGGCCGCCGTCTATGTGGCGGTTGAACAGCTCACCTCGTTCCGCGTGATCGAGGTCAATATCGAAATCGGCGACGTCTACGTCCCCGAACCCAGCGACGAGGGGCCAAGGGCCGTCGAGGCCGGCTCCGGAGGGACGCCATGA
- a CDS encoding C40 family peptidase, with product MFSLRHLVIATSTALVLTGTLAGGTNAAPPPIPSPIVAVGGQQEVPTFSVDQALSSITKARTAATVTVGTTTGEIDSQIARIGTALEDADIASMQVSEDFALAEDTASGPAPQLAAIAGTSLASLSSAAPSVDLKQAAAAVADIRTASEAAQAALGKKRTELIKESAKLRNTSVAAETKRIDKARATANAAAMRKTLRYSETSVPDLAPATTPGTALEDTTATLAAGMTTTGAGTAAMAVPSAISISTKAPSRAVRINKSVAWAKKVASNNKYKYRYGSTGPTYFDCSGYTGKAFASAGKKLQRTSSQQYKAAPAKVKLSKLTKGDLVFWSSNGGRSFYHVALYIGGGKIAHARNPSAGISVTKLNYAGMRNIYKYGGRY from the coding sequence ATGTTCAGCCTTCGACACTTGGTGATTGCCACCAGCACGGCCCTCGTACTGACCGGAACACTCGCTGGCGGCACCAACGCTGCCCCGCCCCCGATTCCCTCCCCCATTGTGGCTGTGGGCGGACAGCAGGAGGTCCCGACTTTCTCGGTTGACCAGGCCCTGTCCAGCATCACCAAGGCCCGGACAGCGGCCACCGTCACCGTCGGAACCACCACAGGTGAAATCGACTCCCAGATCGCCCGCATCGGCACCGCACTCGAAGATGCCGACATCGCCTCCATGCAGGTTTCTGAAGACTTTGCCCTCGCCGAGGACACTGCCTCCGGCCCGGCCCCGCAGCTTGCAGCCATTGCCGGAACCAGCCTCGCATCCCTGAGCTCCGCCGCTCCGAGCGTCGACCTGAAGCAGGCCGCCGCGGCCGTCGCAGACATCCGCACCGCCTCAGAAGCCGCTCAAGCGGCCTTGGGCAAGAAGCGCACCGAGCTGATCAAGGAATCCGCTAAATTGCGCAATACCTCGGTGGCCGCGGAAACCAAACGGATCGACAAGGCCCGTGCGACTGCCAACGCTGCCGCCATGCGGAAAACGCTGAGGTATTCCGAAACCTCGGTCCCCGACCTGGCGCCCGCCACCACTCCCGGCACTGCACTTGAGGACACAACAGCGACGCTTGCGGCCGGAATGACCACAACCGGCGCCGGTACGGCGGCCATGGCAGTACCCTCCGCCATCAGCATTTCGACCAAGGCGCCTTCCCGCGCCGTGCGCATCAACAAGTCCGTGGCCTGGGCTAAGAAGGTCGCCTCCAACAACAAGTACAAGTACCGGTACGGCTCCACCGGGCCGACATACTTCGACTGCTCCGGCTACACCGGCAAAGCATTCGCCAGCGCCGGAAAGAAGCTCCAGCGCACCTCGAGCCAGCAGTACAAGGCAGCTCCGGCCAAGGTGAAGCTCTCCAAGCTCACGAAGGGCGATCTGGTCTTCTGGTCCTCCAATGGCGGACGCTCGTTCTACCATGTCGCCCTCTACATCGGTGGGGGAAAGATTGCCCACGCTCGCAACCCCTCCGCGGGCATCTCGGTGACCAAGCTCAACTACGCCGGCATGCGCAACATCTACAAGTACGGTGGACGCTACTAA
- a CDS encoding DUF2273 domain-containing protein, with amino-acid sequence MKNTMIGALVGIVLAWAALNHGIGGFLLMALFMGVGALIGRLLDGRIDVRSLRDAFTGRRSSS; translated from the coding sequence ATGAAAAACACCATGATTGGAGCCTTGGTCGGCATAGTGCTGGCATGGGCCGCACTGAACCACGGCATCGGAGGATTCCTGCTGATGGCCCTATTCATGGGTGTCGGGGCCCTGATCGGCCGCCTCCTTGACGGTCGCATCGATGTACGCAGCCTGCGCGATGCCTTCACCGGGCGCCGTTCCTCGTCGTGA
- a CDS encoding glycoside hydrolase family 13 protein: MPKHAQPAPWWQDAVIYQVYPRSFADANGDGMGDLRGVASKLPYLKDLGVGAVWLSPFYTSPQADAGYDVADYRTVDPMFGDLSDFDDMLARAHALDMRIIVDLVPNHSSDEHEWFVQALASPPGSPERARYLFRDGKGEHGEIAPNNWKSLFGGHAWTRITEADGTPGQWYLHLFDTKQPDLNWENPVVREEMEDVLRFWLDRGVDGFRVDVAHGLVKAAGLPDWEAPVAGGETTEGNMAPSGSAGPPYLDQEGVHEIYESWNKILAAYDGDRMLVAEAWVEPMSRIFRYVRAGEMQQAFNFGFLLAGWDAQRMMDNVVETLAEAAVVSAPPTWVLSNHDTVRHSTRYGLSDPTAFPKGIAATDEQPDEALGWARGRAAAMLMFGLPGSSYIYQGDELSLPEHTTLPNELRQDPSFFRTNGAERGRDGCRVPMPWVAGAPGNGFSLVTPAADPWLPQPESYAHYAADCQVGVDGSTYELYRGVLRLRAEHELGRGNLSWSESNDADRGVLAFSNRDMLVLANLGDTPIELPTGYRVVAQSQTEAVQDGALVPNSALWLLPEGN; the protein is encoded by the coding sequence ATGCCCAAGCACGCCCAGCCTGCCCCCTGGTGGCAGGACGCAGTGATCTATCAGGTCTATCCCCGCTCATTCGCCGATGCCAACGGCGATGGTATGGGCGATTTGCGGGGTGTCGCTTCGAAGCTGCCGTACCTCAAGGACCTGGGCGTCGGCGCGGTTTGGCTCTCCCCGTTCTACACCTCCCCGCAGGCCGACGCCGGCTACGACGTGGCCGACTACCGTACCGTGGACCCGATGTTCGGGGACCTGTCCGACTTCGACGACATGCTGGCCCGGGCCCATGCGCTGGATATGCGCATCATCGTCGATCTGGTCCCGAACCACAGCTCCGATGAGCATGAATGGTTTGTCCAGGCTCTGGCCTCGCCCCCCGGATCCCCCGAGCGCGCACGTTACCTGTTCCGCGACGGCAAGGGCGAACACGGCGAGATCGCACCGAATAACTGGAAATCGCTCTTCGGAGGCCACGCCTGGACCCGCATCACCGAAGCCGATGGCACCCCCGGCCAGTGGTACCTGCACCTCTTTGACACCAAACAACCGGACCTGAACTGGGAAAACCCCGTGGTCCGCGAGGAAATGGAAGACGTGCTGCGCTTCTGGCTGGACCGTGGAGTCGACGGCTTCCGCGTCGACGTCGCCCACGGCCTGGTCAAGGCAGCCGGCCTTCCCGACTGGGAGGCCCCCGTCGCGGGCGGCGAAACCACTGAGGGCAACATGGCCCCCTCCGGTAGCGCCGGCCCACCCTACCTCGACCAGGAGGGCGTACATGAGATCTATGAGAGCTGGAACAAGATCCTGGCCGCCTACGACGGTGATCGCATGCTGGTCGCCGAGGCCTGGGTTGAGCCGATGAGCCGGATCTTCCGCTACGTGCGAGCCGGCGAAATGCAGCAGGCCTTCAACTTCGGCTTCCTCCTGGCCGGCTGGGACGCCCAGCGGATGATGGACAACGTCGTGGAGACCCTCGCCGAGGCCGCAGTCGTCTCGGCGCCACCGACTTGGGTGCTCTCCAACCACGACACGGTACGCCATTCCACGCGCTACGGGCTGTCGGATCCGACCGCCTTTCCCAAGGGCATCGCAGCCACCGACGAGCAGCCCGACGAGGCGTTGGGCTGGGCCCGCGGCCGCGCCGCGGCAATGCTCATGTTCGGTCTGCCAGGCTCCTCCTACATCTACCAGGGCGACGAGCTTTCACTGCCCGAACACACCACTCTGCCCAACGAACTGCGTCAGGACCCGAGCTTCTTCCGCACCAACGGCGCCGAGCGCGGCCGCGATGGCTGCCGCGTGCCGATGCCGTGGGTTGCCGGTGCCCCGGGCAATGGGTTTTCCCTGGTGACTCCGGCTGCCGATCCGTGGCTGCCCCAGCCCGAAAGCTATGCGCATTACGCAGCTGACTGCCAGGTGGGCGTGGACGGATCGACGTACGAGCTCTACCGCGGCGTGCTCAGACTGCGTGCCGAGCACGAGTTGGGCCGTGGAAACCTGAGCTGGAGCGAGTCGAACGACGCCGATCGCGGCGTGCTGGCCTTCTCCAACCGCGACATGCTGGTGTTGGCCAACTTGGGCGACACCCCGATCGAGCTGCCCACTGGATATCGCGTGGTGGCACAGAGCCAGACCGAGGCCGTCCAAGACGGTGCCCTGGTCCCGAATTCGGCGCTCTGGCTCCTCCCCGAGGGGAACTAG
- a CDS encoding enoyl-CoA hydratase/isomerase family protein, which produces MTRTEVLFEVRGRLGLITLNRPDVVNALTAGMARAMLDTLRAWAADDSITQVLVTGAGNRGLCAGGDIVAIYSDLADGGGATAEFWAMEYRLNALINNYPKPYIAFMDGLVLGGGVGISAHGSHRIVTERTRTGMPETTIGFVPDVGGTHLLSRSPGQTGIHAALTGAHLGGAEALYLGLADFHVHSDRLGELAWLLESEPVGGIMGRFASPAPESFLFAQRAWIDEAYAQEDLERILARLADFGARGIAAAAEAGETIGGKSPTALKVTLESLRRARGLSSLEATLEQEYRVGLRFLDTPDFREGIRAQVIDKDRQPVWNPSTLHAVGRDTVDGYFAPLGARELDLSDISTATHE; this is translated from the coding sequence ATGACCAGAACCGAGGTCCTCTTCGAGGTCCGGGGCAGGCTCGGGCTGATCACGCTCAACCGCCCGGACGTGGTGAACGCGCTGACGGCCGGCATGGCCCGGGCGATGCTGGATACGCTGAGGGCCTGGGCCGCCGATGACTCCATCACCCAGGTGCTGGTCACCGGCGCGGGAAACCGGGGACTGTGCGCCGGCGGGGACATCGTGGCCATCTATTCCGACCTGGCGGACGGCGGGGGAGCAACAGCTGAATTCTGGGCCATGGAATACCGGCTCAACGCACTGATCAACAACTACCCCAAGCCCTACATCGCTTTCATGGACGGGCTGGTGCTCGGTGGCGGGGTCGGCATCTCCGCCCACGGCAGCCACCGCATCGTCACCGAACGCACCCGCACCGGCATGCCCGAAACAACCATCGGCTTCGTCCCCGACGTCGGCGGCACCCACCTGCTCTCCCGCTCCCCGGGACAAACGGGAATCCATGCGGCGCTGACCGGAGCCCATCTGGGAGGCGCCGAGGCCCTCTACCTGGGCCTGGCCGACTTCCACGTCCATTCGGACCGGCTCGGTGAGCTGGCCTGGCTGCTGGAAAGCGAACCCGTCGGCGGCATCATGGGACGCTTCGCCTCGCCGGCGCCCGAATCCTTCCTTTTCGCTCAACGGGCCTGGATCGATGAGGCCTATGCGCAGGAGGACCTCGAGCGGATCCTGGCCCGGCTCGCCGACTTCGGGGCACGCGGGATCGCGGCAGCCGCGGAGGCGGGGGAAACCATCGGCGGAAAATCACCCACGGCACTGAAGGTCACCCTCGAATCGCTTCGCCGGGCTCGGGGCCTCTCCTCACTGGAGGCGACCCTCGAGCAGGAATACCGGGTGGGCCTGCGCTTCCTGGATACCCCGGACTTCCGCGAGGGGATCCGGGCGCAGGTCATCGACAAGGACCGGCAACCCGTATGGAATCCCAGCACGCTGCATGCTGTCGGCCGGGACACCGTAGATGGCTACTTTGCGCCGTTGGGCGCCCGGGAACTGGACCTGAGCGACATCAGCACGGCAACACACGAATAA
- the mmsB gene encoding 3-hydroxyisobutyrate dehydrogenase has product MSETTNTTTRIAFLGLGHMGEPMAENLVKAGYDVIGFDVVPTALEAARAAGIPCADSALEAVAGADVVLTMFPSGRHLLEAYRGSTGLLAAAASDTMFLDCSTIDVAQAREAAELALSAGHRSADAPVSGGVVGAEAGTLTFMIGAEEKDMDQLNELLGAMGKRLVHCGSHGSGQAAKICNNMLLGISMIGAAEAFVLGEKLGLTHQALYDVISTASGQCWSVTTNCPVPGPVPASPANRDYVPGFAGALMAKDLGLALNALRDSGVAAELGPLAERIYRDFAAGEGAGRDFSGIITEIRNRSAG; this is encoded by the coding sequence ATGTCCGAAACAACAAACACCACCACCCGCATCGCATTTCTGGGCCTGGGCCACATGGGGGAGCCCATGGCGGAGAACCTGGTCAAAGCCGGATACGACGTGATCGGCTTCGACGTGGTCCCGACAGCCCTGGAAGCAGCCCGGGCCGCGGGGATCCCCTGTGCCGACAGCGCGCTCGAGGCGGTGGCCGGGGCCGACGTGGTGCTGACCATGTTCCCCAGTGGCCGGCACCTGCTCGAGGCTTACCGGGGAAGTACCGGGCTGCTCGCCGCTGCGGCATCGGACACGATGTTCCTTGATTGCTCTACCATCGACGTGGCCCAGGCCCGGGAAGCGGCCGAACTGGCGCTCTCCGCCGGGCACCGCAGCGCGGATGCGCCGGTATCCGGCGGGGTCGTCGGCGCCGAGGCCGGAACGTTGACCTTTATGATCGGTGCCGAGGAAAAGGACATGGACCAGCTCAACGAACTGCTCGGAGCCATGGGCAAGAGGCTGGTGCACTGCGGATCGCATGGTTCCGGCCAGGCGGCGAAGATCTGCAACAACATGCTGCTGGGCATCTCCATGATCGGCGCCGCCGAGGCCTTCGTGCTCGGAGAAAAGCTCGGGCTCACCCACCAGGCCCTCTACGACGTCATTTCCACGGCGTCGGGCCAATGCTGGTCGGTGACCACCAACTGCCCCGTCCCGGGCCCGGTGCCCGCCTCCCCGGCCAACCGAGACTACGTACCGGGATTCGCCGGGGCGCTCATGGCCAAGGACCTGGGCCTGGCCCTGAACGCCTTGCGGGACTCCGGGGTTGCCGCCGAGCTCGGCCCGCTCGCCGAGCGTATCTACCGGGACTTCGCGGCGGGAGAGGGAGCAGGCAGGGACTTTTCCGGGATCATCACCGAGATCCGCAACAGGTCGGCGGGCTGA
- a CDS encoding exodeoxyribonuclease III: MKIATWNVNSLRARADRVEDWLRRSDVDVLAIQETKCKDENFPWELFENNDYEVAHFGFSQWNGVAIASRVGLDDVERTFEGQPAFGKGGKDPVQEARAIAATCGGVRIWSLYVPNGRALADEHMPYKLSWLDTLNKLAGQWITENPEAQIALMGDWNIAPLDEDVWDIDFFRDNGMTHVSAPERDAFNAFLETRFTDVVRPYTPGPKTYTYWDYTQLRFPKGEGMRIDFTLASPALAARVTGASIDREERKGKGASDHAPVIVELG; the protein is encoded by the coding sequence GTGAAGATTGCTACGTGGAATGTGAACTCCCTCCGGGCCCGTGCCGACCGCGTCGAAGACTGGCTACGCCGCTCCGACGTCGATGTCCTGGCGATCCAGGAAACCAAGTGCAAGGATGAGAACTTCCCCTGGGAATTGTTCGAGAACAACGACTACGAGGTGGCCCACTTCGGCTTCAGCCAGTGGAATGGCGTGGCCATTGCCTCCCGCGTGGGCCTGGACGATGTCGAGCGCACCTTCGAAGGCCAACCCGCCTTCGGCAAGGGCGGCAAGGACCCGGTCCAGGAGGCCCGTGCCATCGCCGCTACCTGTGGAGGGGTCCGCATCTGGAGCCTCTACGTGCCCAACGGCAGGGCCTTGGCCGACGAGCACATGCCCTACAAGCTCTCCTGGCTCGACACCCTGAACAAGCTGGCTGGCCAATGGATCACCGAGAACCCAGAGGCACAGATCGCACTGATGGGCGACTGGAACATCGCCCCGCTGGACGAGGACGTCTGGGACATCGACTTCTTCCGCGACAACGGGATGACCCACGTCAGCGCCCCGGAACGGGACGCCTTCAATGCGTTCCTGGAAACCAGGTTCACCGATGTGGTTCGTCCGTACACCCCGGGCCCGAAGACCTACACCTATTGGGACTACACCCAGCTGCGGTTCCCCAAGGGCGAGGGAATGCGCATCGATTTCACCCTGGCGTCCCCCGCGCTGGCGGCACGCGTCACCGGTGCAAGCATCGACCGCGAGGAACGCAAGGGCAAGGGCGCCTCGGACCACGCCCCGGTGATCGTGGAGCTCGGCTAG